The following is a genomic window from Dryobates pubescens isolate bDryPub1 chromosome 29, bDryPub1.pri, whole genome shotgun sequence.
AAGCCtggtcagcagctcctgctgttcagCTGAATTACTCCTTGGACACACAGTTGAGCAGCTTTCTCAAGGGAGAAGACAACAGTGCAAGGAATCAAGGGAACGTTAGCAGGTTGGCAGGGCTGGCTTTCTGGTGTCCTTTCATCATCTAGGGGAAGAGGCTTTACCTGGGTGACTAGCAGAGGGCAAAATGCCTCCTCTGAGCAGCACTAAGCATGGTCATGGCACAGAGGTCATGGCACTGAGAGGTGAAAAAGGAGCCTTCAGTTCTCCTCACCactctgctggggaaggagctcctCGGAACAGGCAAGCTgcatccctggctgctctctcacTGCACAGGCTTTGCTCGTCATTCCTCAGCCACAACTGTGTGCTTGCAGAGATGAGAAGGGGCAGCATGGGGCTGAGCTCCACCTTTCCTCCCTGCACACCTCCAGCTGGTCTGAGATggcagagggaaggggctgTGCCCAAGAGCTCAGCACCCAGTTCTCTCACTGTTCAGCCAGCTGAGAGGCTGACAGAAGTGAATCTAAGAAGCAAAGACTACAGATTAGAAGACTGACTGACATGGACTGAGCTGGGGGTTGAAAAGGGGGAACTTCTGTAATTCTGAAGACACTTTCACCAATAACCTGCAATTCAGACAGGAAGTGGGGGGACAGATGGATGAGAGCTGGTTAACAACAGAAAGGAGCTTTTATTATGGAACCTGCAGCACAACTTGGCTCCCCTCTTGGGAATTCAGGAGGGGCTACATTGGGGAAAGAATGCTGAATAAAGAGTTCTTTTGGCACAGAATCCTGACAGAACTGAACATTCTGTCTCTGTAGGACTATCTCCTCCCATTTGTTTCTTGAAACACCATTAGCCATACAGGATTCCTGATTAGCAATCCCAAACTCTTCCCTGTCCCCCCGCTTCAAGAGCAGAAGTGGGATGTGTTAaaccctcctctctcccttttcttacCTAGAGGGGAGTACAACTACTGGCAGGGTCTTCTTTTTGCCTTCTACTGGGGGCCAGGCAAGGCCTCCCCTTCTTAAAGAAAATAGAATTACAGGTCTCTGAGCAGCAAAACAACAgtgattcatttttttttgtgatGCTGCTTTCCACCCTGCTAAGCAATGCTAAACCCAGCCATGGAGCTCCTTATGCAGTGTGGATGAGGGTGACCAAGGGGATGATCcactttggggtttggtttcttgtttCTTTAAGTTCTAGCTAGAACCCAACAGCACACTTGAAAGATGCAGCTGTATCTGCTCACAGTATTTTCCAATTTAGAACACTGCTGACCTCAAAAGACAGCAACTGTTCTACTGCAGCTCACTGAGGCCATCAGCAAAGTGCAGGCTCCTTGGGTTAGTTCCACAATCTAGGAAGTTAGAATAAGCCTAGGCAACGTTCCTTGAAGAAAGAGGGGTTTTAACTATCATGTTACTGGTGCCACTGGAAATCAAATTCAAAACACCTGTGCCTTTGATAGGAAGGGGGCATGTACGTGTAAAATGCTGGCAGTTTTTGTTGAATCCATAGAGAATCAGTTCTGGACTTCATAGGTTATGTCCCAAGAAGTGTTTGCTATTCCTGTTAccactcttttttcttctcatccATGGAGACTCCCCCAGGACCCAGTGCAACCACGAGGAGAAGCCCTCCAATGACAGAGGTGGTCTGGAAGAAGTCGTACTTGAGGAAGTCGTGCATGGGCTTGTAGGCTGGGACGGTCCAGAAAGCATTGAAGTAGATGTTGATGCCAAAGAGCCAGATGACAAGAGTCAAGGCAGCCAGCTTAGTCTTGAAGCCAATTGCCACCAAGATAATCAGGGCTGTGCCCACAATGTTCTGCAGAATctgcaagaggggaaaaaaaaacacaaacaaccacCCCCAAGCTTACACCTGGTGCTTCGACAGGTCGAGGAAGAGGCCAGAGCGTGGGGCACTCGGGTTAGCACGGCACAGGTGATCCaagaatcacaggatgccaccttggaagagaccccaaggatcatctggtccaacctctcTAGGAGATGAGAgagctgaaatgagctggcccagcaccctgtcatgctgagtcttaaaactctCCTGTGTAGGGctctccactgcttcccctgggagatgattccaatgccCAACTGCTCTCACGGGGAACAGATCTCCtgtggagtccaatgggaatctccccaggcagTAAGTTGTCCCCATCAACCCTTGTCTgctccatgggactccttgcaaaaagggagtctccatcctcttggcagcCACCCTTTATATAGTGGGACATGGAACCTTACACCAATGTTAATTCAACTAAAAAAGATTGAAAGAAGCACTGAGCAGGCCTTGCAGGTGATCTGGGAGTTGGTGCAACATCCCAGCTCCTTAACTCGTCCTTCCCTTCACAGATACTTACAGAAAAGAAGTTCATATCAAAATGCAGCAGTGTCATGAACATGAGGACCAGCAGCACACGGCCCCCCAGCTGCATGTACTGCTTTGGAGAGCTTTCCCTCATGGTGGGGACACCGGCAAACATGCTCTTCCCCTCCGAGCGTGActcagccagaagcagcagcaagcctcCCCCAAGGGCAAGGTTCCTacagaaagacagaaatgaggaggggggaaaaagcagttTACTACAGTTTGCACTGATCTAGAAAGCCTTCTCTGGCCAATTTCAGCTCaaggagaagcacagaatgggttggggtggaagggactttaaagatcatccagttccaacccctctgccatgggcagggacacctcccacttgCCTAGGTttctccaggcctcatccaacctggctttgaacatttccaggcttggaggctccataacctctctgggcaacctgttcaagtgcctcaccagcctcatggagaagaatttcttcctaatgtctcatccagatgcagcttcttccagtttgaagccattaccccttgccctgtcactccatgccttatttcagagtccctctccagctctcctgtagcccccttccaACACTGGACACTAGTGAGgagtgccctgctctgccccttgtgATTTGTGTCTGCATCAGTGTTCCCACctgaaacagcagcactgtCCACCAGTTTGCACAACAGGCCTGTGCAGACACCTAGAGCCTGCCAGGGAAatccagcacccacagctgagccagagctgctcagcagctgttaCAGCTCACATTTGGTCCTGCTGAAGTTATTCTGTACCTCAGGTTTTGCCACATATGCCAAAAGTAGTTCAGAGGTTGCTCTGGGaatacagcacagcagagctgctacgGAAAGTTACACATTTACAGGCTTGTAGCAAGCCCAGGGCTCCCgtgctggctccctgccctcctctcagAGCTAACAGCCAGCCATCACTCAGGAGGTGACAAGAAAGCTCATGTTTAAGGGCCCTGTCTTCTACTCAGAGAAGGGGTTTAAGAGATGTAAAAGCCCAGAAGCCACTCCACTACCCACATGCTGTAGTTTCCTTGGCAAATGGCTTCAGCCATGcatgagcacagctgctgctttggccaTTGCTGGACAGTTTGTGAGCTCTCAGCAAGGAAGCAAAGCACTTAGATCCTAGTGGGTGAGGATtagcctttcccttctccactcctgagcctgctgcctgtggtTTAAGACAGACTCTGATTTTAAAGGCTGCAATTTCTTGGGTTTAGTGTGAATGCATCACTTGTAAAATCTCTTCCAGGTGCAAAGATGATTTCCTCTGTCAACAAGCAGCAGTGCCAAGCTTTCACTCCATTTTGCTAATGGCATACCTCATCAGGAACTTCAGGTCCCATAGAATGCTGTATGCAATAGTctagggaaagaagaaaacaggttAAAACACCACAGAGAGGACACCAGAGTTCTGCATTTGTGCCACACTCTCATTTAGCTTCTCCTACAAGCTTGGCAGTGTGTTACTCTGAAGGGTACAAGGTGTCTTACATGGATGTGGCCCAGGCAGTGTAAAACAGGGAACAGGAGCCAGGATTTGATTTGTGATTCAGCCACCCCAAAACTTCACTGGTTTGAAACAGGAAGGATGCCACTAGCTTGGATCCCTTACAACAGCAGTGTGGTGAAGgccaaaaaaacaccacaccatTGAATCATgcaatgggttgggtgggaagagacctttaaaggtcatgtagaccaaccccactgcagtcagcaagttgctcagagccccagaccatctgacctggaatggctccagggatgggatatctcccacctccctgggtaccctgggcctggctctcaccaccctcagagtgaaaaagTCTCCTCCTTATCTCCAATCTCCCCCcttccagcttcaaaccatcaccccctgCCCTACTGACTTGCACCTCCAAGTTCCACATTTGGCACATTACTGACATCCAGGTAAATTTGAGTTACTTCTGCTAAATTGGTCAAGGTCAAGTCTTGAAGCAAGGTCTCCAGCTGAGTAATTGCAATTACAGCCAAGGATCTGTTGGGCACAttagaagagaagcagcaaaatagCTCAGTGCCATCAAGGACTGGCactaggccaggctggagagaaactgcagggctgtgagttTGTGTTTCAGGGTTGCTAGTGCTGGGGCTAAGAGTGGAGATTTACAAGCCATGGTTTAGAAAGGCTGAAGATTTAAGCCTCCTACCTGTAATGCTATAATTCCAAACAGTCCAAAGCAGGCATATTGCACAAAGTTCCTACTCAGCACCAGGATACAGCCACCTGAGTTGGGGAAATGGAACATGGTTACAGTTGGGCTTGCACAggcaaagatgctgcaggaatGCAGACTCTGAACTGAGCAGACTCCCACtcctcccagctgtgccacagacAGCATCAGGCAGGACACTTTAATGGCACACTGGCACAAACCACTTGGAGAACCAAGAAGTTTTAGTGTATTTTAAGGTCTTTTATCATTCCAGAACCATCATTTCACAAAGGGGAAGCACATGCTGAATGCAGTCCAGagcacagtgctgagcagcagctgtgtgaaaACATTAAAAGTCAAAAAGAAACTCAATTCATTAtggatttgccttttttttttttgaggtgagATAGCTGCTAGGGCAAACAGACTGCACTCCTCTGCCTTGAAAGCTTTTGTGGCAAGGCTTCTGTCACAAAGCACTGACAGCCCTTGACATGAGGAGTGGCAACTATGCTGTTGACTCCACACAAAAATAGGGGAGTAAAAACACCCAGGCACAAGACAAGAAATTGGCAGAGCAAACA
Proteins encoded in this region:
- the SURF4 gene encoding surfeit locus protein 4; the protein is MGQNDIMGTAEDFVDQFLRVTKQYLPHVARLCLISTFLEDGIRMWFQWSEQRDYIDGTWNCGYFLASIFVFINLFGQLSGCILVLSRNFVQYACFGLFGIIALQTIAYSILWDLKFLMRNLALGGGLLLLLAESRSEGKSMFAGVPTMRESSPKQYMQLGGRVLLVLMFMTLLHFDMNFFSILQNIVGTALIILVAIGFKTKLAALTLVIWLFGINIYFNAFWTVPAYKPMHDFLKYDFFQTTSVIGGLLLVVALGPGGVSMDEKKKEW